TGGCTGCGCCTTGCGGGGCGACATCCGGAACAGCGGGGCCGTTGCCGGTGTCAGGTCGGGCTTTTCGCCCTCAAGGTCAATCAGCACGGGGCCGGATTTTTTGCTCATAACCGATCCCCGATCAGAAATTGTGCGGCCTTGTCCAGCCGGATATGGGGCGGCCCGTCGCCCGGTTTCAGGGTCAGCGGCGCAGGTGCGAAATTCATCACGCTGTAATCCGCATCAAGCCATTTTTCAGCCCCCCCGCGGGCAGGACCAAGCAGATGCGCGGGGTCACTCGGCAGTTCACCGGGATAAAACGCCGCCTGTTTGCCGCCCTCGAGCAACTGCCCACGCACCACGTCCAGCGTGCGGCCATCGTGGTTGATCTGATCCTCGATCGTGGTGCGCAATGCTGCAATGGACATGGCGGCGGTATCGGCCCCTGCAAAATCAGCGCGGTCCTTGGCGTCACGCAGCAGGGCTTGGGCGATTGCCGTCAGTTGCGGGTGTTGCATGTGGTGCAGATGGTCGGCCTTGGTCGCGGCAAAGAGGATTTTCTCGACCCGCCGCCCCTGGAAAATACGCGACAGGAACGCGTTGCGCCCGGGCCGGAACGCCCCAAGGATATCAGCCATCGTGGCGCGCATGTCTTCAACTGCGCGCGGGCCTGCGTGGATCGCGCCCAAGACGTCGACCAGCACGATCTGGCGGTCTATCCGCGCAAAATGATCCCGAAAGAAGGGCAGCACCACGTTACGTTTGTAGCTGTCATAGCGGCGGCTGAATTCGCGGCCCAGTGACCGGCGCGGGGTATCCCCCACAGGCAGCGGCGCGAACGTCAGCACAGGCGAGCCTTCCAGATCACCGGGCAGCAGGAACCGCCCCGGCGTGCAATCGGAAAAGCCCGCCGCGCGCGCGCTTTGCAGATACTGGGTGAACGATGCGGCCAGCGTCTGCGCGGTGCTTTCATCCAGCGGTGCCGCCCCATCCGTATTTGCCAGCAGCGCCAGGAAATCCGCCGCCTCGGTGCGTCCCTGCATCCGTGCAAGGGTATCAGCCGACCACTGTGCAAAATCCTTGTCCATCAACCCCAGATCCAACAGCCATTCACCGGGGTAATCGACAATATCCAGATGTACCGTGCGCGGCCCCTGAAGGCCCGACAACAACCCCGTCGGCTGCACCCGCAGGGACAGGCGCAATTCGCTGATCCGGCGCGTGCCTTGCGGCCATTCGGGGGATTTGGCCGTTAGTTTCGCCAGATGCGCTTCGTAGTTGAAACGCGGCAGGGTATCGTCCGGTTGCGGCTGCAAATAGGCCGTCTGGATCGCGCCATTGGCCGCAGCGACCAGTTGCGGCATCCGCCCGCGATCCATCAGATTCGCCACAAGCGATGTGATGAACACCGTCTTGCCCGCGCGCGACAGGCCCGTGACGCCCAAACGTATCACAGGTTCGCTAAAGGGTGCGGTCACCGTATCGGTGATCCCCTCGACGCTGCGCACGATCTGGTCGGCGATGCCGCCTGCGATAGACCCTAACCCCACGAACACACCTTTCCCTAGTCATCCCCAAGATAGGTGGCGCGCGGGGGGATGTGTAGGGATTGATTTCGCCCCCCCTTCCCCCTATGCGAACCCCATGCCCAGATATGCCCTCAAGGTTGAATATGATGGCGGCCGGTTTTCGGGCTGGCAGCGTCAGGCCGACCAGCCATCAGTGCAGGGCGCGATCGAGGCGGCCTTGGCGCGGCTTGAGGATGGCCCCCACACGATCGCCGCGGCGGGGCGGACGGACGCGGGCGTGCATGCAACCGGACAAGTGGCGCACTGCGACCTGACCCGCAACTGGGAGCCGTTCCGCCTGTCCGAGGCGCTGAATTACCACCTCAAACCCAACCCTGTTGCCATAACAGCCTGCACCGTGGTGGCGGATGACTGGCACGCGCGGTTTTCGGCCATTGAGCGGCGGTATGTCTTTCGCCTGATCGCACGGCGCGCGCCTTTGACCTTTGAAAAAGGGCAAGCGTGGCGCGTGCCACACCCTTTGGACGGGGCGGCGATGCAGGCGGGGGCGGATCAATTGCTGGGGCGGCACGATTTTACAACCTTTCGGTCCTCGATCTGTCAGGCCAATAGCCCGCTGCGCACGCTGGATGAATTGACGATCTCGGACATCGCCCGGGACGGATATCAGGAGTTTCACTTTCACGTCCGCGCGCGCTCGTTCCTGCACAATCAGGTGCGCAGTTTTGTCGGCACGCTGGAACGGGTCGGCGCGGGGGCTTGGTCCCCCGATGACGTGGGCGCGGCGCTGGCCGCCCGCGATCGCGCAGCCTGTGGCCCTGTCTGTCCGCCCGATGGGTTGTATTTGGCGGGTGTCGCATACTCCGACGATCCCTTCGCCTAATCGTTGTCGGTCAGACCTGCCCCTGCCCCGGCGGCGCGCGAGGTTTCAGTTTCCGGCACAAGGGTCAGCGCCGCAAGGGCCGCCAGGCCCGCCCATGCGCCCCCATCAATGTCGACCGGTCCGGCTGGCAGATCGACCGACGCCCCCTGCCCAGCGGCAATCACCACGCAATCGCCCTGCACATCACATATCAGCCCCGCCCCAAAGCGGTTTGCCCTAATGACAAGTGCAAGCACCAACAGCGGCAGATCGGCCCGGTTGATCCGCTGCGCGCCCTGCCCCGCCCGCGCCAGATCAATCGCCGTCGGGCCAGCCATCATGGCACCGCCACTATCGGTCCAGGGTTCATGCGGACGCTGCAAGGCGGCCACAAGCGCAGACATATCCCCGCCCAGCGCGATATAGTCGGGCATGGCGGCGGAAATGTCCTCGCAGTGGCCCAAGGGGACACCGGCCCCGCGCGCCGCCTTGAGGACCATGCCCTGCACCTCGTTAAGGGACCGCATCATGACGCAAAGGTGGGCAGCCACCAGTCATCGGCATTGTGCAATTCGTCCGCCAAAGGCGCGCCTTGCGCCAGCGTGATCCGCGTCCAGCGGTCAGACTTGGGATCAAACTTGGCCGCGCCAAAGAACGCCAGCTTACAGCGCAGCATATCAATCGGCAGGCAGTCATCGCCAATAAGATTGTCGCGGATTTCGGCGTAAGGATGGCGTGCCAGTGTCTGCACACGGCGCGCCGCCGCACGATGTTCCGGGTGCGCGGCCAGCACCGCGGCAATCGGGCCGGTTTGGCCGTGCAGCGCCCCCGCCAATGCCTTCACCTGACGCGCGATATCAAGAGGGCTTTCCAGCGCTGCCCCCTCTTCGATAAAGCGCGAGCCAAGGCGGGGTTCCTGTTTGGCCTCGGACACATACCAGAACTGGGCGCAGTGGTGCGGATCGTCAAAATCGGTATCAACCGCCCACTGCCAATCTCGCGCAATCAGGGCTGACAGATCGGCGCAGGCCATCGCCGGATCAAGGACAGGCACAAAGGGCGTGGACATGCAATCGGTCAACCCATCAATCAGGTCGCCAAAGGGTTCCAGCACCAGCGCCGCGATCAGTTCCTGCGTGTCAATGGACCAGCGCGCGCTGTCACACACCAACCGATCCAACGGCGCCGCACCACCCATAAAGTCGGGCGTCAGATGCGCGGCCACCTCGGGCCATTCGCGGCGAGTCACATCGATCCGGCCCTGCGCAATCCGGTCAGGCACCTGCCATTGCGCCAGATGTTGCGCCGCCCGCATGACCAATTCGTAAACACGCGTGATCTGCCCGGGTGTGAGCGTTTCAACCGCGCGCACGCGGGCCAGAGCGGTCTCGCGCACCTGCATCCACGCATCCAGCAACAGCGGGTGCGACACCAGAAACGGCGCCATGCCAAGGCCCGTCGCATTGCCGATCCCAAGATGGCGTTTCAGGGCGCGATCAAGGGGGGCGCCGCCCACATGTTCGACCAGATCGTGGGTGAAACCACGGATCAGCCAGACGGTCAGCATTTCAGCGGCAAAAGGGCCGGACATTCCCGGCCTTTGCCCGAATTTGTCCCGATCCGCGATCCCGAACTTGCCGTTGCCATAAACGGCAGTGGTGCGCATCAGGTAACCGACATCGCGGATCATGCCCGCATCAGGTTGCCTGCCTGCGCGCAGGGCTTCGACCACATGGGCGAACAAACGCACGGATTTGTTGGCGCGGCTCAGGACCAGATCACGCGGGTCAAAGCGCGCGGCTTCTTGCTGCGGCGCGGCGCGGCAAATTCGGGCAATTTCGTCCGCGTCCGGCACGCCATCATACAAAACATAGGACGTATCCCAAGCGGTTGCGATCACGCGGTCGGTGCGCTGATCGGGCGGCAAATCAGTAGACACTGCCACCAGCGAATAGGTATGCCCGCCAAAATCGACGCAATAGACGGCGTGGCCAAACCCGTCTGCGTCCATTTCCCATACAGGGCGCGTGACCTGCGCGCCCTCGGCCCCCATCCGGCGCGTGACGGATCGCAGGAACGACAATCGCGTGGGAAATCCCGCCCCCATCCGGCGCAGCCGCATGACGTCGGTCGGCGGGCGCAGGGGGCGCTGCGGTATTGGGGGGGCGTGATCGTCAAGCATCGTCAGGCCCAAAACTGTCGTCATAAAACGCCAGCCAGTTGTCACCCATGATCCCGTCAACTTCGCCCACATCAAATCCGACGGCAGCTAACCCATCGCGGATATTTCCAAAATCACGGTTGTCCTTGAACCAGCCTGGCATCCGCGGGAAACCGGCATCGCTGGCCGACCCTTCGCCATAATCCATCACCTTGGACCAGCGCCCCACCCGCATCCATTCCACCACACTATCAGGTTGATCCTGACACAAGTCGGTACCGATCCCCAGATGCCGCGCGCCATAACGGTTTGCAGCCTCAGCCACCATTTCGCAAAAATCCTGCACCGTGCAATCTGATCCACCGCGCAAATGATGCGGGTAGACGGAAAAACCCAGCATCCCGCCCGCATTTGTCAGCGCGCGCAGCACATCATCGGATTTATTGCGCAATGCAGGGTGCCACCAGTGGGGATTGGCGTGGGTGATGGCAATGGGGCGGGTGGAATGGTCAATCGCCTCCAAGGTGGACCGTTCGCCCGAATGGGACATGTCAACGACCAGACCAACGCGGTTCATTTCGCCCACCACCTGCTTGCCCATGCGGGTTAGACCGGTATCGCGATCTTCGTAACAGCCGGTCGCCAGCAGGGACTGGTTGTTATAGGTCAGCTGCATGAACCGGACCCCCAGCTGGTGACAGATTTCCACAAGGCCGATATCGTCCTCGATCGGGCTGGGGTTTTGAAACCCGAAAAAGATCGCCGTGCGCCCGGTTTCATGGGCCAGCCGCACATCACCCCCCGTCGTGCCTTTGAAGATCAGATCAGGGAACTGTTCAAAATAGCGGTTGAACCGTTCCAGTTGCAGCACCATCTCGCGGAAACTCTCGTGATAGGCGATGGTCACATGCACCGCGTCCACGCCGCCCTTGCGCATCTGGCGAAAAATCTTTTCCGACCAATTGGCGTATTGCAGATTATCAATCAAATATCCCATGCCGCAAGGTTAGCGCCTTGCAACAACAGGTAAAGTCCAATCGCGCCGCAATCGGGCCGTTTCCCGCCCGAATGGAACCTAATCACAAGGATATGCGTTTTAGTTCCCGTCGGGGTAAGATAAAGATAGCACAAAGACAGGGGCGATCATGCGAGCAGCTTGGCCAGCCATCATAGCAACGACTTTTCTGGGCTTGGCCGGGGCAGCCACACAGGCGCAAGAGGTGCGTTTGAATGCGCCCGATGCCAGTGACGATCTGCGCGCGGCCCTGCGCGCTGCATCCCTG
This portion of the Octadecabacter sp. SW4 genome encodes:
- a CDS encoding YcjX family protein, which gives rise to MGLGSIAGGIADQIVRSVEGITDTVTAPFSEPVIRLGVTGLSRAGKTVFITSLVANLMDRGRMPQLVAAANGAIQTAYLQPQPDDTLPRFNYEAHLAKLTAKSPEWPQGTRRISELRLSLRVQPTGLLSGLQGPRTVHLDIVDYPGEWLLDLGLMDKDFAQWSADTLARMQGRTEAADFLALLANTDGAAPLDESTAQTLAASFTQYLQSARAAGFSDCTPGRFLLPGDLEGSPVLTFAPLPVGDTPRRSLGREFSRRYDSYKRNVVLPFFRDHFARIDRQIVLVDVLGAIHAGPRAVEDMRATMADILGAFRPGRNAFLSRIFQGRRVEKILFAATKADHLHHMQHPQLTAIAQALLRDAKDRADFAGADTAAMSIAALRTTIEDQINHDGRTLDVVRGQLLEGGKQAAFYPGELPSDPAHLLGPARGGAEKWLDADYSVMNFAPAPLTLKPGDGPPHIRLDKAAQFLIGDRL
- the truA gene encoding tRNA pseudouridine(38-40) synthase TruA — its product is MPRYALKVEYDGGRFSGWQRQADQPSVQGAIEAALARLEDGPHTIAAAGRTDAGVHATGQVAHCDLTRNWEPFRLSEALNYHLKPNPVAITACTVVADDWHARFSAIERRYVFRLIARRAPLTFEKGQAWRVPHPLDGAAMQAGADQLLGRHDFTTFRSSICQANSPLRTLDELTISDIARDGYQEFHFHVRARSFLHNQVRSFVGTLERVGAGAWSPDDVGAALAARDRAACGPVCPPDGLYLAGVAYSDDPFA
- a CDS encoding DUF3726 domain-containing protein is translated as MMRSLNEVQGMVLKAARGAGVPLGHCEDISAAMPDYIALGGDMSALVAALQRPHEPWTDSGGAMMAGPTAIDLARAGQGAQRINRADLPLLVLALVIRANRFGAGLICDVQGDCVVIAAGQGASVDLPAGPVDIDGGAWAGLAALAALTLVPETETSRAAGAGAGLTDND
- a CDS encoding membrane dipeptidase — encoded protein: MGYLIDNLQYANWSEKIFRQMRKGGVDAVHVTIAYHESFREMVLQLERFNRYFEQFPDLIFKGTTGGDVRLAHETGRTAIFFGFQNPSPIEDDIGLVEICHQLGVRFMQLTYNNQSLLATGCYEDRDTGLTRMGKQVVGEMNRVGLVVDMSHSGERSTLEAIDHSTRPIAITHANPHWWHPALRNKSDDVLRALTNAGGMLGFSVYPHHLRGGSDCTVQDFCEMVAEAANRYGARHLGIGTDLCQDQPDSVVEWMRVGRWSKVMDYGEGSASDAGFPRMPGWFKDNRDFGNIRDGLAAVGFDVGEVDGIMGDNWLAFYDDSFGPDDA